ATCCCGCTTGGGAAGATGAAGTCGTAGAAATCTCTACCACCGAATCGTCACTGGAGGTTAGGGCAAATTGCTCGTAGGTTGATAGAGACAGCATATTGGAAGAAGAGTTAGTATAACTAAAATATTCATCGGCAAAGGCCTTTAGGCTGGTGGAAACTTCCCGATACGCATCTTGTTTCCATTCCGCCAACTGCTTTTTTTGTTCCAGTCTATTAAGAGGCACTTCTTCTGCATCCATCAAGGATTCAACGATGCTATCCACATCTAAGCCGCTGACTAAACCGGTAACCCGCGTTGTCGTTGAAGAATAACTGCTGATTGAGGTCATGCAGGAACCTCCTTTCCCTCATTATGATCGATGCCTTTTTTCCAGGGCAGAATCTAAGTCAAATAATCCAGCAAGCTGTTTTGAATCACTTTGGCCCCTGCAGCTAAGGCTGCTTGATAGCTCGCCTGAGCACTGGACAAGTCAATACTTACTTCGGCTAGATCTACTTCATCGTTTTGGGATAAGATCTCATTATAGGTCAATTCATTGTCTTCCAGGCGAGTCTGGGTTTTCTGCACATACTCCGTTCTTGTTCCCAAATCCGCTCTGACACTAAGGACTCGATTGATACTTTCATCCAAATCATCCAATAAGCCGGATAGATCCAAATCATAGGTTTCCACCGTTACTCCGGTACTGGCATCATAACTGACGGACTTATATTGAGTTTCACCCGACAAGGCCAATTCCAGCTTGGCAAGGGTATCAAACAAACCGTCCTCCCCTTCGCCAACGATGTCACTCCCCTCTGCATTGACAGTAACCCAGCTGCTGCTTCCCACTCTGTATTTAATGTTTTCTGTATCTTCCGTACTGGAATTTTGTCCATCGGCAAACCCCAGACTACTGACATCCAAGGTACCGCTATTAATGGCTATACTGCTTCCATCTTGAACCGTAAGGATAATTTTCCCTTCATCCTGGCTCACCTTAATCAAAGAATCCGGCTGCTCACTGCTTGCCGGGAAAGCTGCATCCAGCTGGCTCTGAAGTGTGTCCACGATTGTATCGATATCATAGTCAGTTCCGTCTGCCAGGCTGATGGTCTGCGTGACCCCGTCCAGGGTGACGGAAAATTCAAGCTCCGGAGAGGCTGGCGTGAACTCTTCGAAAGCTGCAGATGTTAGTTCCGCCTGCCCACTGATTTGATCCATATTATCCTGATAAAAACTTATCAAATCGCTATCGGAAACAGAAACTGCAACAACCCCTCCCAAGGATAAATACTTCCTATTATAGGTCACTTGATCTCCTATTGTCGTTGTTACCTCTGCAAAGGGGGCCTCATCTGTCTGATACCCGGCAAAAATAGAACGGCCGGCATAACTGGTATTGGCAACTTCGATGATGGAGTCTTTCAATTCTGCAATTGTTGTTCCAATTTTTTTCAGGTCTTCATCTGCAAGAGTCCCATTCGCTGCCTCAACAGTTTCTTCTCGAATAGTAGCCAGGATATCCCCTATTTGACTAAGGGCAGAATCTGAATAGCTCAGCCACGAATCCGCAGCCTCAGCATTTTCCTGATATTGTTGAATATTTGTCATATAATTTGTCAATTTCAGAGACTTGACAGCAGCTACCGGATCATCAGAAGGAACCTCTATCTTTTTTTGCGAGGACGCCTGGGCTTGAAGCTTGGCAAGCTTTACAAGGTTGTCATTAATATTCCTGACCGTATTTTGGATCATCATACCGTTGGTGATTCTCACACACTGTCACCCCGTTTCCGCGATACTCTTATCGTTTACCACTCTCAGCTTGCTCCCAAAGAATTAATGGTCACATCCAAAATCTCATCCATAACACTAATTACTTTTGCTGCAGCGCTATAGGCCAGCTGGTACTTAATCAGATTGGTCGTTTCTTCATCCAGGGATACGCCAGAGATGGAGGTTTTGTGACTGTCAATGAGCTCAACAACATTTTCATGAACATTGGAAAGCTTTGAAACGAGGGCTGTTTCAATGCCCAAAGTTGCATAGACTGCATTGATATAATCCTCCGGTGTACCATTGTTGAAGACCTCTGAGTCATCAAACATCTCGATCAACTCCGTGAGATTATCACTATTCTCCTCTTCTCCGGCGACCGAGGATGTTGCAATTTGGTCCGTATCATTGAGGACATCAGCTGAGAGAGAGATGTTCCCCGCAGTAATGTTGGCGTAGATCTCATCCATATCCGCGCCGCTGTCCATCAGTTCATCTGTGGATTTTTCCTCGTAGGAAAAGAACCTTACTCCCGTGCTTCCATCCAAGCCAACGCCGCCGGCATGTCCGGAAGAATGGGATTCACCGTCAGCATAAATCCCTTCATTAAAGGCTTTAGCTAAACTACGGGCAAACGTATTCAGCTGATTCATATAATAAGGAATTCCCTTGAACCCCCCATCGGAACCATCCCCCTGACACATATCCAAATAGCCTTTGATTTCACCCCCTGTAAAGGAAACCTCATTATGGGTCTCTGCCCACTGCACACCATAGGTTCCGTCACTGTTTTCATAACACTCCAGCTCATTAACACTGAAATGATTGACTAAACTAACCCCATTGATTTTAATGCTTAGCCTCAAATCCTGTTGTCCATTAGCTAAGGTGCCATATGACACCTCTTTAACCTCGACGTCAGCAACGGCCGAGAGCTGATCGATCAGGACAGCCCGTTGATCCCTTAAATCATTGGCTGTATCTCCAGTGGATTCTGCTTTATAGATTTGTTGGTTCAAGGCACTGATTTGATTAGCCAAGGAATTGATCTCATCCACTTCAGTCTTAACAGCACTGTTATTCTCATCAAGCAAATCCTCCAGCGTTCCGTACATATTGTTCAAATACTCACATAGAGCACTTCCTTCAGCCACCATGGCTGACCGGGCAGAGTCATCGCTTGGATCATTCGCCAAATCCTCCATGGCGGAGGTAAAGCTGTCCAAGGCATCATTTAGCCCCTCATCAGAATCGCTCAATAAGGATTCCAGTTCTGACAAGGAATTACTTTTAACGCTGTATTCTCCATATTGAGAGCTTTCCTGCCAGTAACGCTGGTCCAAGAAAACATTGCGAATCTGAACAATGGATTCGATGTTTACTCCCGTCCCCACCATGCCGCTGCCATCGCTTGTAGAAAGGGCCCGGGATGCCTTTAAGCTGACTACCTGCCGGGAATATCCCACGGTATCCGCATTACTGATATTATGATTAATCGTATTCAAGGCAGCCTGGCTGGCAAATAAGGATTTAAGACCTACATTCAAGCCGAAAAATGAATTCATAACCTCACCTCACGCCATTTGCTGAATCAGTGTTTCCAGCATGCTATCTATTGTACTCATAACCCGGGCACTGGCATTATAGGCATGCTGATATTTCAACAAATTGGTCAATTCCTCATCCATAGAGACACTGGAGTAAGATTCCCAACTCGATTGAATCTGTTCAACCAAAGCTTCTTGATTGGAAACGTTGGCATCCGCTTCCTCCCCTTGGGTTCCTATCCAGCCTACTAACTCAGCATAATAATCGCTGATATTCATTGTCAGTCCATCAAAGGTAAAATAATCACTATCTGCAAAATCCATAATTTCCGAAGCAATAGCACCATCATTTGAACCGCCTATACTGGAAGCTGCGATACGATCCGTATTCTGCAGCACAGGATTTACTTGGATATTTCCGATTCCGAAAGGCAAATTTTCATCGATCTTAACAAAGAAATCCGTACCGGTACTTCCATCCAAGCCTTCCCCGCTGCTGTGAATACTATTGATCTTTCGCGCCATCAGATTGACAAGGATATTGAGTCCTGTCCGTATATCCGATATTAAATTGCTGCTATCCCCACTAAAGTTATCGTTTGCGGCATCCGCATCCACATCAGCTTCAGTTGTTCCTGATTCTAGAACTGAACTGTCTTCGCCTCTGGCCTCAATAAGACCTAACAGCATTCCATCCTTTAATTTCAATACCTGCTGAGTATCTTTCCAGACCACCGTAGTGGTTCCATCCGAGCTATTGGTTTGGCATGCTAATTGGTTTACCTGTGTACCATTAACCAAACTAACTCCACCAATAGATACGTTATACATCCCCTTGCTGTTGATGGAAACCTTAGTATCCACGCACTCTGATAAGGTATCCAGCAAGCTGTTCAGTTGATCACGATAATCATTGGCGTTATCCCCATTGCTCTCAGCCCGGACGATCTGTTGATTCAGTTCTGCAATCTGCCCTGCTATGGTATTGATGTCAGTGGTCATTGACTGGATTTG
This Desulfosporosinus orientis DSM 765 DNA region includes the following protein-coding sequences:
- the flgL gene encoding flagellar hook-associated protein FlgL, whose translation is MRITNGMMIQNTVRNINDNLVKLAKLQAQASSQKKIEVPSDDPVAAVKSLKLTNYMTNIQQYQENAEAADSWLSYSDSALSQIGDILATIREETVEAANGTLADEDLKKIGTTIAELKDSIIEVANTSYAGRSIFAGYQTDEAPFAEVTTTIGDQVTYNRKYLSLGGVVAVSVSDSDLISFYQDNMDQISGQAELTSAAFEEFTPASPELEFSVTLDGVTQTISLADGTDYDIDTIVDTLQSQLDAAFPASSEQPDSLIKVSQDEGKIILTVQDGSSIAINSGTLDVSSLGFADGQNSSTEDTENIKYRVGSSSWVTVNAEGSDIVGEGEDGLFDTLAKLELALSGETQYKSVSYDASTGVTVETYDLDLSGLLDDLDESINRVLSVRADLGTRTEYVQKTQTRLEDNELTYNEILSQNDEVDLAEVSIDLSSAQASYQAALAAGAKVIQNSLLDYLT
- the flgK gene encoding flagellar hook-associated protein FlgK, with the translated sequence MNSFFGLNVGLKSLFASQAALNTINHNISNADTVGYSRQVVSLKASRALSTSDGSGMVGTGVNIESIVQIRNVFLDQRYWQESSQYGEYSVKSNSLSELESLLSDSDEGLNDALDSFTSAMEDLANDPSDDSARSAMVAEGSALCEYLNNMYGTLEDLLDENNSAVKTEVDEINSLANQISALNQQIYKAESTGDTANDLRDQRAVLIDQLSAVADVEVKEVSYGTLANGQQDLRLSIKINGVSLVNHFSVNELECYENSDGTYGVQWAETHNEVSFTGGEIKGYLDMCQGDGSDGGFKGIPYYMNQLNTFARSLAKAFNEGIYADGESHSSGHAGGVGLDGSTGVRFFSYEEKSTDELMDSGADMDEIYANITAGNISLSADVLNDTDQIATSSVAGEEENSDNLTELIEMFDDSEVFNNGTPEDYINAVYATLGIETALVSKLSNVHENVVELIDSHKTSISGVSLDEETTNLIKYQLAYSAAAKVISVMDEILDVTINSLGAS
- the flgK gene encoding flagellar hook-associated protein FlgK codes for the protein MSSFLGLSIAASGLSASQRALNTVGHNISNVDTEGYVRQQVVQVEQSYLKNGQYQIGRGTSVQTVRQIRSIFLDNMYREEQSTLSYWQTKASVIEDVEAAMNDLSDDEGIQTALSDYFAAWQELANDPTSDTARASLLGYGDSLTAMFNLIDEQLDQIQENLDTQIQSMTTDINTIAGQIAELNQQIVRAESNGDNANDYRDQLNSLLDTLSECVDTKVSINSKGMYNVSIGGVSLVNGTQVNQLACQTNSSDGTTTVVWKDTQQVLKLKDGMLLGLIEARGEDSSVLESGTTEADVDADAANDNFSGDSSNLISDIRTGLNILVNLMARKINSIHSSGEGLDGSTGTDFFVKIDENLPFGIGNIQVNPVLQNTDRIAASSIGGSNDGAIASEIMDFADSDYFTFDGLTMNISDYYAELVGWIGTQGEEADANVSNQEALVEQIQSSWESYSSVSMDEELTNLLKYQHAYNASARVMSTIDSMLETLIQQMA